A window from Candidatus Rickettsiella viridis encodes these proteins:
- the cysS gene encoding cysteine--tRNA ligase gives MLKIYNTLTQKKESFKPLHDKKVGLYVCGMTVYDLCHIGHARVLVAFDVVVRYLQSQGYQVNYVRNITDIDDKIIKRAQENNESLSDLTGRMIDAMHQDFSQLNILSPTHEPKATEAIAPMIDIIQTLMEKGIAYQSDNGDIFYAVDKFKTYGELAHQDLEKLRRGSRVAVELTKKDALDFVLWKQAKPNEPSWDSPWGKGRPGWHIECSAMSMAALGKHFDIHGGGLDLVFPHHQNEIAQSEGATDKKFVNTWMHVGFVQINRQKMSKSLGNFFTVRDVLAEYPAEVVRYFLVASHYRSPIHYSQENLQAAQSALQRFYGTLRGLNLNIALQDSDFAADIRDYQNKFKAAMDDDFNTPEALAVLFDVAREINRIRESDSKQALALATFLKQQAGILGILQQNPEQFLKAGVQADQSQTIETLIAARNKARAEKNWAEADKIRDELANLGVSISDNASGTDWHRM, from the coding sequence ATGCTAAAAATTTATAACACGCTCACCCAAAAAAAAGAAAGCTTTAAACCGTTGCACGATAAAAAAGTCGGGCTGTATGTATGTGGTATGACGGTTTACGATTTATGCCACATTGGCCATGCGCGTGTGTTAGTTGCCTTTGATGTGGTGGTACGTTATTTACAGAGTCAAGGCTATCAGGTGAATTACGTGCGTAATATTACGGATATTGACGATAAAATTATTAAGCGCGCCCAAGAAAATAATGAAAGTTTAAGTGACTTAACCGGACGTATGATCGATGCCATGCATCAGGATTTTTCGCAATTAAATATTTTATCGCCTACGCATGAGCCTAAAGCCACTGAGGCGATTGCGCCGATGATCGATATAATTCAAACATTGATGGAAAAGGGCATTGCCTATCAATCGGATAACGGTGATATTTTTTATGCCGTTGATAAATTCAAAACCTACGGTGAATTGGCGCACCAAGATCTAGAAAAATTACGCCGTGGTTCTCGGGTTGCGGTTGAGCTTACGAAAAAAGATGCCTTAGATTTTGTATTATGGAAACAAGCTAAACCCAATGAACCGAGTTGGGATTCGCCGTGGGGAAAAGGGCGGCCGGGTTGGCATATTGAATGTTCTGCGATGTCCATGGCAGCATTAGGAAAACACTTTGATATTCACGGTGGTGGTTTAGATTTAGTTTTTCCGCATCATCAAAATGAAATTGCACAATCCGAAGGTGCAACCGATAAAAAATTTGTCAATACCTGGATGCATGTGGGTTTTGTACAAATTAATCGACAAAAAATGTCTAAGTCCTTAGGTAATTTTTTTACCGTGCGTGATGTGTTGGCAGAATACCCGGCTGAAGTGGTGCGTTATTTTTTAGTGGCGAGTCATTATCGTAGTCCTATTCATTACTCACAGGAAAATTTGCAAGCCGCACAATCCGCATTACAACGTTTTTATGGCACTTTGCGTGGTCTTAATTTAAATATTGCGTTGCAAGATTCTGATTTCGCGGCTGATATCAGAGATTATCAAAATAAATTTAAAGCCGCGATGGACGATGACTTTAATACACCCGAGGCATTAGCGGTGTTATTTGATGTTGCACGTGAGATCAATCGAATTCGTGAGAGCGATTCAAAACAAGCTTTAGCGTTAGCCACATTTTTAAAACAACAAGCGGGTATATTGGGTATTCTGCAACAAAATCCGGAACAATTTTTAAAAGCCGGCGTTCAAGCAGATCAATCACAAACGATCGAAACATTGATTGCGGCACGAAACAAAGCGCGTGCTGAAAAAAATTGGGCTGAAGCGGATAAAATTCGCGATGAGTTAGCTAACTTGGGCGTTTCGATCAGTGATAACGCTTCCGGAACCGATTGGCATCGGATGTGA
- a CDS encoding CvpA family protein, with translation MSTFNWIDYTIIAIIALSVLISVMRGFVREIVSLVIWVAAIIVSFIFYQYIAGLLVNVIHSDSVRLVVSFVGLFLATLILGMLINYLIGQLVSNTGLSGTDRILGIIFGVARGILVVVLLMMLAGLTPFSKEQSWNESVLIPHFEPIENGLKSLLPDSVNAHLELNKERL, from the coding sequence ATGTCTACGTTCAATTGGATCGACTATACAATTATCGCCATTATTGCACTGTCGGTGTTAATTAGCGTGATGCGCGGATTTGTTCGCGAGATTGTTTCTTTAGTGATATGGGTTGCGGCCATTATCGTCAGCTTTATCTTTTATCAATATATCGCTGGATTGTTAGTGAATGTGATTCATTCCGATTCAGTAAGATTGGTAGTTAGCTTTGTTGGCTTATTCTTAGCCACATTAATATTAGGTATGCTGATTAATTATCTAATTGGTCAATTAGTTTCCAATACAGGATTAAGTGGAACCGATAGAATATTAGGTATTATCTTTGGTGTAGCGCGTGGTATTTTAGTGGTTGTTTTATTGATGATGCTTGCAGGGTTAACACCTTTTTCTAAAGAACAATCCTGGAATGAGTCGGTCTTGATTCCACATTTTGAACCCATAGAGAATGGGCTAAAATCCTTGTTACCTGACTCGGTAAATGCGCATTTAGAATTAAATAAAGAACGCTTATGA
- a CDS encoding UDP-2,3-diacylglucosamine diphosphatase produces MSTLFISDLHLSANQPALTRLFLYFLQYQARKAEALYILGDLFESWIGDDDESPFNQQIASSLAELTASGVKTYFMPGNRDFLMGQRFIKKAGCQLLTDPTLITLYGIPTLLTHGDSLCTLDKSYMAFRRLARTRFLQSLFSQLPLLLRQKIARYLRGKEHTGIPSHDAKYDVVMNEVFREVKKSSAQWIIHGHTHQPCIQLLQNTTENSNAKRIKRFVLSDWSTTQGNALIVLPHRDCGLIYFS; encoded by the coding sequence ATGTCGACTTTATTTATATCGGATTTACATTTAAGTGCCAATCAACCCGCATTGACACGTTTATTTCTGTATTTTTTACAATATCAAGCAAGAAAAGCCGAAGCACTCTATATTTTGGGTGACCTGTTTGAAAGTTGGATTGGTGATGATGATGAATCCCCCTTTAATCAGCAAATCGCCTCCTCGCTTGCAGAGCTCACGGCGAGTGGTGTCAAAACTTATTTTATGCCGGGTAATCGTGATTTTTTAATGGGGCAGCGTTTTATCAAGAAAGCGGGATGCCAATTACTGACTGATCCCACCTTAATAACACTTTACGGCATACCGACGCTACTGACACACGGCGATAGTTTATGTACGCTGGATAAAAGCTATATGGCTTTCCGACGCCTGGCACGTACGCGTTTTTTACAATCTCTGTTTTCACAATTACCGCTGCTTCTACGCCAGAAAATTGCCCGTTACTTACGTGGAAAAGAGCACACCGGTATACCTAGCCATGATGCAAAATACGATGTAGTGATGAATGAAGTATTTAGAGAAGTGAAAAAGTCTTCAGCACAATGGATCATCCACGGACACACCCATCAGCCTTGTATCCAACTACTCCAAAACACAACCGAAAATTCAAATGCTAAGCGTATAAAGCGCTTTGTATTAAGTGATTGGAGCACTACTCAAGGTAATGCGCTGATTGTTTTGCCCCATAGAGACTGTGGATTAATTTATTTCTCATAA
- a CDS encoding orotate phosphoribosyltransferase, which produces MMNKKQELLRALTEINTIKFGEFTLRSGKTSPVYIDLRPIIAYPKLLRELSCALWDRVKNLQTTLLCGVPYTALPIATCISLDQDLPMVICRKEAKEYGTKKQVEGIFKKGQNCLVIEDVVTTGGSVIKTIDVLQQQGLQVTDVVVLVDRQEGGREALEAKGYRLHSVFTLDDLYQGS; this is translated from the coding sequence ATGATGAATAAAAAACAAGAACTCCTCCGAGCATTAACAGAGATTAATACCATTAAATTTGGTGAATTTACACTGCGTAGTGGTAAAACTTCTCCTGTTTATATTGATTTACGTCCTATTATTGCCTATCCCAAATTGTTGCGCGAGCTATCTTGTGCACTATGGGATAGAGTAAAAAATCTGCAAACCACATTGTTATGTGGTGTTCCCTATACGGCTTTACCGATAGCCACTTGTATTTCTTTAGATCAAGATTTACCGATGGTAATTTGTCGTAAAGAAGCAAAAGAATATGGCACAAAAAAACAAGTCGAAGGTATTTTTAAAAAAGGTCAAAATTGTTTAGTCATAGAAGATGTGGTGACGACGGGTGGTAGTGTTATTAAGACTATTGATGTGTTACAGCAACAAGGTTTGCAAGTGACCGATGTGGTGGTATTAGTGGATAGACAAGAAGGTGGAAGAGAAGCTTTAGAAGCAAAGGGTTATCGTTTGCATTCGGTTTTTACCTTGGATGATCTGTATCAAGGCTCATAA
- the gyrA gene encoding DNA gyrase subunit A — translation MTESVVANEIIPVTIEKELKQSYLSYAMSVIVGRALPDVRDGLKPVHRRILFAMSELGNDWNKPYKKSARVVGDVIGKYHPHGDGAVYDAIVRMAQIFSLCSVLIDGQGNFGSIDGDSAAAMRYTEIRMSKLAHALLADLDKDTVDFAPNYDGTEQIPVVLPTRIPNLLVNGSSGIAVGMATNIPPHNLGEVIDACLAMIGDPELSIDHLINLIKGPDFPTAGLIYGRKGIVEAYHTGRGRVFVRARTQFELDEKTNKQRIIVTELPFQVNKAKLVEKIAELVKEKRIEGITALRDESDKDGMRVVIEVRRGENADVLLNNLFSQTQLQVTFGINMVALVDGRPALLNLKQFIEAFLSHRREVVTRRTLFDLRKARERAHILEGLGIALANIDPMIALIKAAKDPSSAKQQLLQQDWQLGVVAEMLRKVPVSEGKRLTEKELSLYGLISETQRYRLSPEQAQAILDLRLHRLTGLEQDKILNEYREQLTLINDLLEILNNPDRLRQVVREELCAVREEFLDARRTEIVTVDAEINEEDLIPSEDVVVTLSHDGYIKRQALDVYQAQRRGGRGKSSGDVKEEDFIEHLLIANTHATLLCFSSLGKVHWLKVYKLPEGSRAAKGRPIVNLLSLNTDERIHAVLAVHHFDPEQAIFMATANGTVKKTSLIDFSRPRNDGIIAIDLREGDRLVGVALTDGHQDVLLFTDAGKVIRFNESKVRAMGRTACGVRGVKLQEGQRVISLIIAKPDGQILTATSQGYGKRTPIDDHRLTGRGGSGVVALKITERNGNVVAAVQVFPEDEVMLITNKATLVRTRVEEIRSAGRHSQGVRLIRLNQGETLVGLERIEEEILDETIG, via the coding sequence ATGACTGAGTCAGTAGTAGCCAACGAAATTATTCCTGTCACGATTGAAAAAGAGCTTAAGCAGTCTTATCTGTCTTATGCGATGAGCGTTATCGTTGGTCGTGCCTTACCTGACGTTCGTGATGGCTTAAAGCCTGTTCACCGACGTATTTTATTTGCCATGAGCGAGCTGGGGAATGATTGGAATAAGCCCTATAAAAAATCAGCGCGTGTGGTAGGGGATGTGATTGGTAAGTATCATCCACATGGTGATGGGGCGGTCTATGATGCGATTGTACGTATGGCGCAAATTTTTTCGCTGTGCTCAGTCTTGATCGATGGGCAAGGTAACTTTGGTTCCATAGACGGCGATTCTGCTGCGGCGATGCGATATACCGAAATTCGTATGTCAAAGCTAGCGCATGCCTTACTCGCGGATTTAGACAAAGACACGGTTGATTTTGCACCGAACTATGATGGAACCGAGCAGATTCCCGTCGTATTACCTACTCGTATACCTAATTTATTGGTGAATGGTTCTTCTGGTATCGCGGTAGGGATGGCGACGAATATTCCGCCGCATAATCTGGGTGAGGTCATTGATGCATGTTTGGCAATGATCGGTGACCCTGAGTTGAGCATTGACCATTTAATCAACTTGATAAAAGGGCCGGATTTCCCAACGGCAGGCTTAATTTATGGCAGAAAAGGCATTGTAGAGGCCTATCATACTGGAAGAGGGCGCGTATTTGTTAGAGCCAGAACGCAGTTTGAACTGGATGAAAAAACTAATAAGCAGCGCATTATTGTGACCGAGCTTCCTTTTCAGGTTAATAAAGCCAAATTAGTAGAAAAAATTGCTGAATTAGTCAAAGAAAAGCGCATCGAAGGCATTACCGCGTTACGTGATGAGTCTGATAAAGACGGTATGCGCGTAGTGATTGAGGTACGACGCGGTGAAAATGCTGATGTACTGTTGAATAATCTATTTTCGCAAACACAATTACAAGTGACATTTGGTATTAATATGGTGGCCTTAGTCGATGGCAGACCGGCACTACTCAATCTGAAGCAATTCATCGAAGCATTTTTATCCCATCGTCGCGAGGTCGTCACACGACGCACGTTGTTTGATTTACGTAAGGCGCGTGAACGTGCCCATATCTTAGAAGGATTAGGGATTGCTTTAGCGAATATTGATCCTATGATCGCATTAATCAAAGCCGCTAAAGATCCTAGTTCAGCCAAACAACAACTCTTGCAGCAAGATTGGCAATTAGGCGTGGTCGCAGAGATGCTGCGCAAAGTACCTGTATCCGAAGGTAAACGACTAACTGAAAAAGAACTTAGTCTGTATGGTCTTATCTCAGAAACTCAACGTTACCGCTTATCACCCGAACAAGCACAAGCTATTTTAGATTTGCGTTTACACCGTTTAACAGGATTAGAACAAGATAAAATCTTGAATGAATACCGTGAACAGTTAACACTGATCAATGATCTATTAGAAATTCTTAATAACCCCGATCGTTTGCGTCAGGTGGTGCGTGAAGAGTTATGTGCGGTCAGAGAAGAGTTTTTAGATGCACGTCGTACTGAAATTGTCACGGTGGATGCAGAAATTAATGAAGAAGATTTAATCCCATCTGAAGATGTCGTTGTGACACTATCACACGATGGTTATATCAAACGTCAAGCATTAGATGTGTATCAAGCACAACGGCGTGGTGGCAGAGGAAAATCTTCCGGTGATGTCAAAGAAGAAGATTTTATAGAGCATCTATTGATTGCGAATACACATGCTACTTTATTGTGTTTCTCAAGTTTGGGTAAAGTGCATTGGCTTAAAGTGTATAAATTACCGGAAGGAAGTCGAGCCGCGAAAGGAAGGCCCATTGTTAACCTATTAAGTTTGAATACGGATGAACGTATTCATGCGGTATTGGCGGTGCATCATTTTGATCCTGAGCAAGCTATTTTTATGGCGACCGCGAATGGGACCGTCAAGAAAACTAGTTTGATTGATTTTTCACGGCCACGAAATGACGGTATTATTGCGATTGATTTGCGCGAAGGTGATCGTCTAGTAGGTGTTGCATTAACGGATGGGCATCAAGATGTCTTATTGTTTACCGATGCAGGGAAAGTGATTCGTTTTAATGAAAGTAAAGTACGCGCGATGGGACGTACGGCATGTGGAGTTAGAGGCGTTAAATTACAAGAGGGACAACGCGTTATCTCATTGATTATTGCTAAACCCGATGGGCAGATATTAACGGCAACAAGCCAGGGCTATGGCAAACGTACGCCAATAGACGATCATCGTTTGACGGGTCGCGGTGGTAGTGGTGTGGTGGCACTTAAAATAACCGAACGCAATGGTAATGTCGTAGCGGCTGTTCAGGTATTTCCTGAAGATGAAGTTATGCTAATCACCAATAAAGCGACTTTAGTACGTACGCGTGTAGAAGAAATTCGTAGTGCGGGACGACACTCGCAAGGCGTGCGTTTGATTCGGTTAAATCAAGGCGAGACATTGGTCGGTTTGGAACGAATAGAAGAAGAAATTCTTGATGAAACAATAGGGTAA
- the gltX gene encoding glutamate--tRNA ligase, with translation MMKTRFAPSPTGYIHLGNARTALFSFLLAKSQAGHFLLRIEDSDATRSLQSLSEQVQVDLLWLGLPWEEGPGKESKQGPYFQSERQSIYAHYYQVLEKAGRAYPCFCSEQELTLMRKRQLSQGKPPRYTGICRHLTASQIAEKEAQGQKASLRFQVPASQMIRFNDLVKGEQAFASDDIGDFVIQRSDGSAAFFFCNALDDALMEVTHVLRGEDHLTNTPRQIMLLQALALAVPTYGHMSLIVGEDGAPLSKRHGSFSIKALRELGYFPEALQNYLARLGHTYADPDFMDMRTLSKNFSVERLGKSPARYDQIQLHYWQKQAVLQSSDDQFADWMGEEVKKLVPAAFMPEFMTLMRANVAFPDEALQWAKTLFVELVRTDQANDFLKNVPSVFWESAFTLLEQPLEFKGLVKGLQDSLKIKGKSLFAPLRMALTGRLDGPEMEKLYNLIGIEKIRQRILYAKNL, from the coding sequence ATGATGAAAACCCGCTTTGCTCCAAGTCCCACCGGCTATATCCATTTGGGAAATGCTCGGACCGCCTTATTTAGCTTTTTATTAGCTAAATCCCAAGCCGGCCATTTTTTGTTACGTATAGAGGATAGTGATGCCACGCGTTCCCTACAATCATTATCAGAACAAGTACAAGTCGATTTATTATGGCTAGGCTTGCCTTGGGAAGAAGGGCCGGGCAAAGAAAGTAAACAAGGTCCTTATTTTCAATCCGAGCGTCAATCGATTTACGCACATTATTATCAAGTCTTAGAAAAGGCAGGGCGTGCCTATCCGTGTTTTTGCAGCGAACAAGAATTAACCTTGATGCGTAAGCGTCAATTATCACAAGGTAAACCGCCACGCTATACCGGCATTTGTCGCCATTTAACGGCCAGTCAAATTGCTGAAAAAGAAGCGCAAGGCCAGAAAGCCAGCTTACGTTTTCAGGTTCCGGCTTCTCAAATGATTCGTTTTAATGATTTAGTTAAAGGTGAACAAGCGTTTGCCAGTGATGATATTGGTGACTTTGTGATCCAGCGCAGTGATGGTTCAGCGGCTTTCTTTTTTTGTAATGCCCTTGATGATGCATTAATGGAAGTAACCCACGTACTGCGCGGCGAAGATCATCTGACCAATACACCGCGGCAAATTATGCTATTACAGGCATTAGCGTTAGCAGTGCCAACTTATGGGCACATGTCGTTAATTGTGGGAGAAGATGGTGCACCTTTATCGAAGCGTCACGGTAGTTTTAGTATTAAGGCCTTGCGTGAATTAGGCTATTTTCCAGAAGCCTTACAAAACTATTTAGCGCGATTAGGCCATACTTATGCTGATCCTGATTTTATGGACATGCGAACGCTGAGTAAAAATTTTTCAGTTGAACGATTAGGTAAATCACCGGCACGTTATGATCAGATTCAATTACACTATTGGCAGAAGCAAGCGGTATTGCAGAGTAGTGATGATCAGTTTGCTGATTGGATGGGTGAAGAAGTAAAAAAACTTGTTCCAGCGGCATTCATGCCCGAATTTATGACATTAATGCGTGCCAATGTTGCATTTCCAGATGAAGCATTGCAATGGGCAAAGACATTGTTTGTGGAGCTAGTACGCACTGATCAAGCCAACGATTTTTTAAAAAATGTACCGTCGGTATTTTGGGAGTCAGCTTTTACCTTATTAGAACAGCCACTTGAATTTAAAGGCTTAGTTAAAGGACTTCAGGATAGTTTAAAAATAAAAGGTAAAAGTTTATTTGCGCCGCTACGTATGGCTTTAACGGGACGCTTAGATGGTCCGGAAATGGAAAAACTTTATAACTTAATTGGCATTGAAAAAATACGTCAGAGAATCCTTTATGCTAAAAATTTATAA